ttggaatatgttattaCAGAAGTTAAAGGagctaaaattaaaacaaagtatcacctacccagaaaaattgagtataatacttccagggctaaaatggtcatttaatgaaatagagaaatttcaaaCCCTCtagatgaaaagaacagagctgaatagaaaatatgactttcaaattcGGAAATCAAGGGAAGTAtgagaaagtaaagaggaaagagaaattataagggatttactaaagaagaattgtttgcatttctacacagaaagacaatatttataactttgagatttttttcagtattaagtgggttggagggaatatatacatatagacagagcacACAGGGTGAGTAGAATAACTAGGGATGATATTTCAAaatttaagggatgagagaggagtatattgggtggagaaaggaagaatttgtaTGGGATAAATAATCTCACATAGAAGGGATGAGAAAAACCTTTTTAAATAGAGGGAtagaggaggaaggtgagagggaaagagtgcaCTTTACTGTCATTGCATTtagcttaaggatggaataacatgcacactcagtttggtatgaaaatgtgtcatactacaggaaagtaggagagaatgaaagaagtggggtgggggcacgatagaaaggagggcaaatgtaaggagggagtaattagaaataaaaacttttgaAGAGTGATTGGGtccaaaaagagaatagaataaatcggggcaggataggatggagggaaatatagttagtctttcgcagtatgaatgttatggaagtgttttgcataactacacatgtattacctatattgaattgcttgtcttttcattggggttgggtggggagagaagaaggagagaaggtagaactcaaagttttaaaaggaatgctaaaatttgtttttacctgCAActtgaaaataagatatataggtaatgaagtataaaaatctatttatccctacaagaaagtagaggggCTGGGGGTAAGAGAAGGATgaggtgtgaaagaagggagggcagattggggaaaggagttATCAGAAGGCATGCTGTTCtggggtgggtggaagggagagatggggagaaaatttggaactcaaaatctcatggaagtgaatgttcaaaattaaaaaaatataaataaattcagaatgaaaaaaagaaattattgaggaaaactggcATGGCATGCTAGAActggagaataaaatagaaaatgaaagaacataCTCATCATCTTCTGAAATAGattccaaaaaaagagaaaaaaccagttatattgtagccaaattgcagtACTCCCTGGTCAAAGAGGACATAGTGTGAACAACCAGAAAGATACCATTTAAAGACTGTGGAGTTAGAATTagcaagatttagcaactaccaCAATAAACGAGCTGAAAGTTGGAAAGTCATATTTTTGAAGGTAAAACAGCTATTATTGCAATTCAAAACAACTTATcaagcaaaactgactataatctGTGAAGGGGGAAAAGGACATTTAGTACagtaaaggactttcaagcactcctgaATGAAAGGCCAGAGCCTAGTagaaaatatgaatttcaaatatcactttaatagaaatgtaaaaaGGTAATGAGGGAAAGAAATTATAATGCATtcaataagtttaaactgtttagCACTCCACTCCCAGCTGActtccagattatcttgggctggaaatttacttcagtctgtcattttgtggcttctgatgttctagaatttgtttagagtcatttttacaggtttttttgaggggtttggaggGAGAGATGTAGCAGGTCTATGCCTCTACTATACCATCTTGCTTTGCCCCACCTcaagtcaattctatttttaaggagctgtttacttaagtggattttttttgccattagtccaattgtattttttaaagaattgctttcttcaatcatttttttccttccttttccaagcttttgaatttctcttacatgcctctcacttcttttccaaatttttattctaccttttttatttgacttctaaaatccttttttgagcttccaaaaagattttttggtcttgagaccaattcacagtCCCCTTTGGTGTTTCCCATGTAGGTATATGACAATGTtatccttttctgatttttttgttttgatcttcccactcaccataataattttctgggtttttttcttgctcattttttgatgtttttaaagttgagctctcccCCCTTTGGCACAGGGTCATTGTACCAAGTTTCTTGTGTGAGTTTCCAGGAGTCTTGTCACTGGCTTTGTGCGCTGGGACTTCAGGTGCTGACAGCTTGCTCACTGGACTTGGGTGGTCTGGTCTAATCACCTGTTGTTGCCTAGTTTCCAGGGCTGTCAACTTGACTTCTGGATGGGGCTGGAGACCTCACAGCTGGCCTCCTGTGCCATTGACTTGCTATGCTGGCACTAAAGGTCCTTGATTGCTGATCTATGCTATGGCTAAGAGCCTACCACTGACTTGCCCAGACACCATCTACACTATGATGTGCTCCTCTTTTTCCCAAGAGAGACAGAcatttcctgaagtccttctaaattatcttaagctggaaatttgcttcactccatcttttGCTAGGTTCTATCACTCCAGAATAtgtttagaggcttgatttaatattGTTTATGAGGGGAAagaattaaagctacctatagtcctatgaaaacatcttctaaatcactattgatgagagagaagcaaatcaaaccaggaaaatgaaaaattttggagaagatgtgggaaagttggaatattaatgcattgttggtggaattgtgagccaatccaaccattccagaaagcaatttggaactatacctaaagggctataaaaatgtgcacactctttgacctagcaatagcatttctagggctgtatcccaaagagatcatcaaaatgggaaaagtacccacatgtataaaaacatttatagcagctcttttgtggtggctaagaactggaaatcgagagtataacaaatcaaatcaaatgttgaatggctgaacaagttgtggtatatgaatatcacagaatactgttgtgctataagaaatgatgatcagggggacttcagaaaaatctggaaagacttacatgaactgatgctgagtgaagtgagcagaaccaggagaacattatatacagtaacaaccacagtgtgtaaggactgATTTTTTTATAGACGTAGTCCTTttcagcaattcaaggacttaaaataatttcaaaagactcatgatggaaaatgtcatccacatgcagagaaagaactatgaagtcagaaTTCAAAGCCAAGCAGactatttactttttttgttttattttgttttttttctttctcatggtaatCTCAttacaattcttctatgcaacatgactaatgtgaaaatgtgtctaataggaatatatgtgtacagCCTATTTCAGGCTGCATGCAAtcttggagagagaaggggagaaaaatttaagaagataAATTTGTAGAtttatagaagtgaatgctgaaaactagaaagaaataaattaactaataaaaaatatttttttctgaggcaaactggggagagctcaggcaacatCTTGGTTTATTTCTGCCTTCTTGGCACCACCATCTCCACTTACTCTTAAAATTAAAGAGGAATGTTTGTTGttggtatttgttttttttttcttttgggaagaATTGAGAGGCAATAATTCATCTACATTTCTATGTGGTATAGGAGCCTATTATtttctcaatttaaaaataattttaaaatatgatccaaTAAACACTAAAATGTTTATGTTTTAGAGATGTGATATAGGATTTGGGGACCATAGAGTCctctttttctccacctccccaTTGCAAAATCATGTGATAGTTTACTTAGGCAGGACTAATAAGCAGACTGAATAGCTGGGACCTGAGCTGTTCAGGGGTTTGGGGCCAATGACAGTTAGTGGTTATAGAAATACGTATGAGAATTCCAGTCTTATCATCCTTAGAGGATCTAACAATTACAGGGCTTATATCTCTGAAAGAAAATTGTGTCATGCAAGCATCTGGCAAGTATTTCATCATATCTGGAAGAAGTGACTGCATTTTAAGAAACTTGATTCTTTACAGACACTTTGAATGCTATAGCCAAAATGGAGAAGTGAAATTCATAACTGAGGAGGTACCAGGGCTTCCTACCCCAATATACTTTCAGTGAGTTGGGATATGGTAGGGTCACACAGGGTACCACAAatctaaagaaaggaaaggaggatttGTTTTTACCTCTAATGTCGCCTTTGGTATCTGAATgcattcttccttttaaaaattatttcacctccaTGTAAACATATTGGTCAatgaatgaatagcttacaatcTGAAACTCAAGCAACAGATTAAAGAAGTGAATACATGACAAGGTAtgactttccattttcttctgactCTTATAAGGGAATGAATAGCTATAGTTGCtggatttatttgtttattttctctttcaacagaaatttatttatatttttctgttgGATATGAACTTgccttttcttaattaaaaatgattttagatTTTATACACAGGACAGTTATGTTTCTAAGATGTCATAGAATCTCGGTATCAGTATCACCAATTATTCTCACAGTCCCACTGCGAGGAAAAGTTAACAAGCTGGTTATAATTTTGGGAGCCTGAGCTTTTCAGGGACTTAAACCATGACACTGAATGGCTCTAGGAACACTCAGGAGATCTCCAGCTTCATATTCTTTAGAGAATGCCATAGAAATTGGGATTGGTTCTCTGAAGTAAAATGAACTCATACAACCATCTAGTAAAGATTTCAGTATCTCTGGAAGAAACGACTATATTCTAAGAGCCTGATTCTTTACAATAATTAATACAGGTAATCACAGCTAAGTATCTACCCCAGTACACTTGCAGTGAGTCTAGGATTTGGTGGGGACATactaaagaagggaaagaaaaaaaattacctcatTATGCACTATTGGTACCTGAATTTCCCCTACTTTTGAAATATTGTTCTAATTCTACATAAGCTATAGGGGCCTAAATATAAATCTAATTGTTTGGGACTCAAGCAGTGGATTGAAAATTTCAAAATCTGAAggtataaatttttattttctgatatcaaaataaaaatgcattagtgtcttTGTGACTAAGATTAGAAAGAATTATGACCCCATCAGTCTGAAAAGACAAGAGGTATGAAAGACTATGAGAGCCCATGGAGAGGTATTTGTGACCACTTTCTGTgtaattctaaacaaattcttagATATTAACATTAGGGCTAATTGTATGGGATGTTGAAAAGAAGGTGAAGATTGTTTtaagtattttcctccttccagtATATTCTCTCCTAAATTTTTGGGAcacacattttctctcctttaggATCCTAGTTCTAGCATTATGCTCCCTTGTTGCCTAATTAGCATCCAGAGCTTACTTTCTCCCCCCAGTTACCACCCCATCAACTCAGGGCTACCCTTTCTTTTGTTGTCCCCACATCATTCATCTCATTCTGATACCACATACCAACTGTGTCAAATAACACAGGAAACTATTTAATGGCAAAGTTTCAGGCAGCACAAAATAGCAAAAGTTAGTATTTCAGTTAATTTGGGTCTATATTAGGGGTTACATTGACATTTCCAGCTTACATAAATACTTATGGCCTAAGTGTCACTGAAAGTATGATcctaatcaatcagcaagcatttactaagataCTACTGTAGGTCCATCTCTGTGCTGaaagtggagatacaaagacaaaagtcaaaactgTTCCTGACTTCAAAGACCTTATGATTTAGTGAAGGATGatagtatacacatatataagtatataaaaatcAAGATAAAATAAGCGAGAGGTGGTTATAGGGGAAAGCAGGACAAATTGGGTGAATCAAAAAAGGCTCATCGTAGTTAAGCTGTCCCTTGAACACTTAGGGATTCTGAAACactgagagaagaaggaaatgcaTTCCAGTCAGGGAGAACTTGAAGtctacagagacacagagatgggagataaaaTATCATGTATGAAGAATAGCAAAAGGTCAATTGACTGGACAGAACTTGCATCGAAGTAAAGGCTTCCctctcatataaaaaaaaaaagaaatgactaattTTTTTAGAAATGACTTAATTATCTATTATGTAAACTATCTTGTTTAACAAACAGAAAGGATCTCCTACAGCTTATTGAGTAAGGGATTGATCTGTGCAACTTTATGCTTAGGAAAATATTTGCCAATtatgttatgaatattttatgaAAGGGACAGCAATTAAGAAGTTAGCTTCTTCTTTTCCTATGCCTTTATCCGATTTGATTTTGTATATAATGATTTGCaactacttctttttcttctgacgATTTGGAAGTTTATTGAGACTCGTGACTGGAAAtaattcatcttttaaaagaatCTAGGTCCAGAATAGAGACTTGCAAAGAGCAGACACATGATAAATGTATTTTGTTCATCCCTCTTTGTAATTTAGTCTTCAGGTGTACTGGTCTGTTTCAATACACTCTTACTGAAAGCAATGGGTCTTTGAGCTAAGGCTCAAAAAAGCCTGTagcttatttataaaatgataatattactTTAACTAACTCAATGTTCTTGTGATGAATGagctttttaatctttaaaaataacacatttaGAGAGATAATATCatcaatattattgttattttcaagATGGGAATCCTCTTTGTGGACTCTCACACACTTTTTATGTAGAACAGCTTTTGAGTATCATTTTGTTTAGGTTTTCTTTACTTTTAGTTGTCCATGGGCCCCTTTGAAGTCTATGGCCCCATTTcatatttgtgttttaaaatatacaaatacagaagattccaaacaaaaccaaatatgtGGAATTGCtgtttatatatctatctgtatattcatccatctatctatctgtctatctatctatctatctatctatctatctatctaaaatagatgaatatctatttatctatctatctgtgtatctatcagTCTATCAAATTGATCAAACTCAGGTTAAGAGCTTATTGTCTAGCTCCATACTCTcctttaacaaatgaggaaattgaagtagatCAAGTGACTGTGATTAGCTCAAGGTTATGCAGTGGGTGGGAACTAAGGTTTCCTGATAACCAGCATAATGATTGTTCTCATCATTTAccatctgtttcttctctttgttaCAGCAGTTAAGAGAAGACATACAGCATGGCCAACCTCACAGTGGTAACAGAATTCCTCCTCACAAACTTTTTCAACACTTGGCAGCTGCAGATCTTACATGCTATGTTCTTCTTACTGATCTACCTGGTTGCTCTGATGGGGAATCTGCTCATCTTCACTCTCATCTCTCTAGATGAGCACCTTCAcactcccatgtacttcttccttaAGAACCTGTCTCTTTTAgatctctgcctcatttctgtTACTGTCCCCAAATCAATTGCAAACTCTTTAAGTCACAATTCTTCTATATCTTATGCGGGATGTGTATTGCAGATTTTTTTAGTGATTATGTTTTCAGGGTCAGAGATTTTTCTCCTCACAGCAATGTCCTATGATCACTATGCGGCCATCTGTCAACCTCTGCACTATGATGTCATCATGACCAGAGACGCTTGTCTGAGGATGGCAGCTGTTTCCTGGCTAGCTGGAGGTGTGTTTGGTGTGATGTACTCAGCTACTACCTTCTCCTTGCCCTTCTGTGGCTCCAAGGAGATCCATCAGTTCTTTTGTGATGTCCCTTCCTTAGTCAAGATCTCTTGCTCTGAGACACACATGACAATTTATTTGACAATGGCTTTTATCGTTGGTTTAGGAATATTGTGCTGTATTTCCATAACAGTGTCTTATGGTCATATCTTCTCAACTGTGCTGAAGATTTCAACTACAGAGGCTCAGTCAAAAGCCTTTTCCACTTGCCTGCCCCACCTCATTGTTCTGATGGTGTTTGTAACAAGTGCCATATTGGCTTATTTAAAGCCACCTTCATACTCTGACTCAGTTGTGGATCTATTATTGTCTATGTTTTATGTAGTGGTGCCCCCAACCATGAACCCTATCATCTATAGTTTGAGGAATAAGGACATCAAGACTTCTCTAAGGAAACTTACAGCTTGGCAATATTTCTTAAAGGGTTCAATGCTAAAGTCTTTTCTTTGATCATATAtctaccttttaaggaaaaaaatgaaagacaaataatttCTACCCTTTATGAGTTTAATAATTTGAGCTCCTATTTTTTCTGGCTTTATCAAGGTCATCAGTTATGAAATGTTAGAAGCATGAAAAGTCAGAAGCATACTAATAAATAATTGtcaaagtatatacacacatttgttcaCAAAATTACAACACTTTACATATCTTgagtcttttataattttaaaatgttctcatAGCCTAATACCTAATTCCTAAAATAACCATAAGGAGTGCTTAGTAAAATACTAATTACTACCATTTTACAATTTAGCAAACAGTCTCTGAGACATTAAGAGCCCTATTCAATctcacacaactaataaaaatCAATCTTCATTCAAAACACAGGTTTTCTGCAGAAAAGTCAAATGATTTCCACATTTTATTATACCATGTGAACGATTGTTTAAAATATATGAACTGGCTCTTGTCTTCTTTGTCCAAATCTgtcccagtgagaaaactctacAAATGTAAATTGCTTTATGTCATGCAACTATTATGTGTTGGAATAGAACTTGAACTGGTGTATTCCTGATTTGTTTAGTAGCTTCTTCCCCTAGAAATTGCAGCTTTATATCTAGAGACACAGAAAATATACAAAGCATCCTTATAAGGCCATGTTAAAGGCTTTTAAGCTGTTTTGAGGGCATTGAAATATGTGTGTAAAGTTACTGCAAGCATTTGCTCACTTTGTGTACAAGAGATTTCATGGAAGgtatacatatttctattattataaataatgttCATAATAATGATTGAGAGCTAGAATTATGTTGTGACTCAAACTTtgcttaattaattttttctcattttatccttataataaCACTGTGACATACATGTAGTTATCGTCCCCATTATATGTGTTGAtgaaacaggctgagagaggttatgtTTTACCTTTGCATGACACATCAAGCTCACACTATCTCATTTAGCTTAAatgcctgaggcaagatttgaactcatgtgtttgacttcaagtctaacattttatatatactgtTCCACCTAGCTCCCCTTAgaaatatatgtcatatatatgatatatatgtatatgcaaatacatacatatatttatatcagGTAGTTTGTGCAGTAGACCTTGCATAATGAAGAGTTGAGTTTAAATTCCAACTCAGATaccttctagctatgtgaccctggttgtcaagtcacttaacagctgtttgtctcagtttcccccaaCTGTAAAATTATGATAATAACACTGCCAATCTCTCAGGGCGATTTTAAGGATCAGAAGacataatattcataaagcatttaacacaggaCATATTAggtgattaaaaataaatatttgtttacttcTGTCTTTCCATTATAgaaatgtgtacatacatgtgggTATATTTTCATGTAAGTAtatgttttggggagggggtcaGAGTCAATTgctgaaagtcatgaaaaatgcttGGATGaatcagaaattattttataaatgttttatttattgttttaaaattcaattttatttttggttccaaattttctgtctCCCCATACCTTCCCTTACTCATTGagaacagaaaaaatataaaatatacaaataaagtcaaaccaaacaaatttccacattaaccatgttctgaaaaaaaaaaagaaagacaaataaagagaaaaaacatacaattatatgaatttatagttcatcagttttctctttggcagataccatttttcatcatgaatttgttggaattgtcatggatcattgtatttatcAGAGTAACTGTCTTCACAGCTGATTAATTTTATAATATGCTTCCCTTGATTCCTGTatatgaatgttaaattttctattcagttctcttcatcaggaatgcctaaaagttttatatttcattaaatatacgTTTGTCCCCTgtaatattatattttgttttgcagGGTAGCtttttcttggttgtagtccttctGGAGTAGCATATTCTCAGCTGTCCATTGCTTTATAGTTGTGGGTGCTAAATATTATGTGATCCTCACTATGATtccatagcattttattttttttttctttctggagacattttgttaaatatttttgaacctCTTTATATCAAGCTGGTAATTATTTTCTCATAATGTACTTGCATACCTCTCACTTCTTTCTGCAGTTtatcctctaccactcttatttgatttttttttatttttttcttattagtcaatttattttgagttttcaacattcattttcaaaaattttgagttcaaaattttctccccacctttctccttcccccatcccaagacaTAGTGTATTCTACCCCCCCTTCTCTCAATGccctcctcttctcttatccctttcctctctgttttcttgtagggcaagatagatttctatactcaattgccTGTatgccttatttcccagtttaatattaaaaaattttaaacattcattttcaaaggtttgagttccatattctctcccatcctccctccccacacacccgCATGAAGAAAGTAAGCAATTggctataggttatacatgtgtagtcatgcaaaacgcatgttgtgaaagactaactatatttccctccattctatcctgtacACTATTATCTCTCTTGACCAtgaccctcctcaaaagtgtttccttTTTATTACCCCCCTTTCATTTGCCCTTGCTTCTAACATCTCCCCTCTCATCCCTTTTTCTCCTACTATCCTGTAGTatatgatagattttcatacctaattgagtgtgcatgATATTAtgtccttaaaccaaatctgatgagagtaaatttcagtCTTTGACTCTccactcccccttcttctccaccattgtaaaagcttttcttgactcttataggtgagataatttattatatttctctagttctcctcccaatatattcctcttctaCCCCTTTTACTTgcaagatatcatcccttcagaTTCAACTCACTTTGTGCCTTCTCTCTAAAAATATTCCTTCCATAAATCCTAACACTGAGAAtattctcaagagttataaatattatcattccatatataaatataaagaattcagctttagtaagtcccttataatttctctttcctgtttcccttttcatgcttctctttattcttgtatttgaaagtcaaattttctattcaactctggtcttttcatcaagaatgcttgaaaatcctctatttcactaagtatccatttgtttccctgaagtattatactcaggttttctgggtggttgattcttggttgtaa
The DNA window shown above is from Notamacropus eugenii isolate mMacEug1 chromosome 2, mMacEug1.pri_v2, whole genome shotgun sequence and carries:
- the LOC140522841 gene encoding olfactory receptor 14A16-like, with amino-acid sequence MANLTVVTEFLLTNFFNTWQLQILHAMFFLLIYLVALMGNLLIFTLISLDEHLHTPMYFFLKNLSLLDLCLISVTVPKSIANSLSHNSSISYAGCVLQIFLVIMFSGSEIFLLTAMSYDHYAAICQPLHYDVIMTRDACLRMAAVSWLAGGVFGVMYSATTFSLPFCGSKEIHQFFCDVPSLVKISCSETHMTIYLTMAFIVGLGILCCISITVSYGHIFSTVLKISTTEAQSKAFSTCLPHLIVLMVFVTSAILAYLKPPSYSDSVVDLLLSMFYVVVPPTMNPIIYSLRNKDIKTSLRKLTAWQYFLKGSMLKSFL